One genomic region from Mastacembelus armatus chromosome 21, fMasArm1.2, whole genome shotgun sequence encodes:
- the gpr82 gene encoding probable G-protein coupled receptor 82 isoform X2, whose protein sequence is MEHMLHNFTPGNASSPDLTLCPSNATLFFLPATYMLLFLTALPGNALSLWVFLRCISTISSTHIYLSHLSISNLLLSFTSPFLAAYYVWGSVWNLKSALCQLVLHGITPVLHINIYISLMILTWVALSRFAVLIQHTHASRPSTCTTLLPHAFFIQLSKESFANRVCAVVWLLAVGGIVPVTVYYSVNEAMSSQTDAGHGEVCYNPVVEIGGSLSRMLSVAMITMFFVFYLLVLLSYMTVLRHIRRSRRSTNVSTSHSLLGRVLRNIVLIQIVLSVCLLPYHIFKAIFISLAYHQHQPTPREYDDCHPLSTIVELKNCLLLLAALRGSTDPVMYFILDKTFRHQTIRLLGCNQSNSGGRPVLLSVTGSASQKAGHVGDGHTENLSQDGV, encoded by the exons ATGGAGCATATGCTGCACAACTTCACACCAGGTAACGCCTCCTCCCCTGACCTCACGCTCTGCCCCTCTAATGCcaccctcttcttcctccccgCCACCTACatgctcctcttcctcaccgCTCTCCCAGGCAACGCCCTGTCTTTGTGGGTGTTCCTGCGGTGCATCTCCACCATCTCCTCCACCCACATTTACCTGTCCCATCTGAGCATCTCCAACCTGTTGCTGTCCTTCACCTCACCCTTCCTCGCTGCCTACTATGTCTGGGGCTCCGTCTGGAACCTGAAAAGCGCCCTGTGTCAGCTCGTCCTGCACGGCATCACCCCGGTGCTCCACATCAACATCTACATAAGCCTCATGATCCTCACTTGGGTGGCCCTCAGCCGCTTTGCAGTCCTTATCCAGCACACCCACGCCTCCAGACCGAGCACCTGCACCACCCTGCTCCCGCACGCCTTCTTCATCCAACTCAGCAAGGAGTCCTTCGCCAACAGGGTGTGTGCCGTGGTGTGGCTGTTGGCGGTGGGTGGCATCGTGCCAGTGACGGTTTATTACTCAGTGAACGAAGCTATGAGCAGCCAGACGGATGCAGGACACGGGGAGGTGTGCTACAACCCTGTGGTGGAGATCGGAGGCAGCCTGTCTAGGATGCTGTCTGTGGCCATGATAACcatgttctttgtgttttacctgctggtgctgctgtccTACATGACAGTGTTGAGACATATCAGACGCTCACGCCGCAGCACAAACGTCTCCACCTCCCACAGCCTGCTGGGCAGGGTGCTCCGGAACATCGTGCTCATCCAG ATTGTTCTTTCAGTGTGTCTGCTGCCGTACCACATCTTCAAAGCCATCTTCATTTCTCTGGCCTATCACCAACACCAGCCTACTCCCAGAGAATACGACGACTGTCATCCGCTCTCCACTATCGTCGAG CTGAAGAACTGCCTGCTCCTTCTCGCTGCCTTGAGAGGCTCCACCGACCCTGTGATGTACTTCATACTAGACAAGACCTTCCGTCACCAAACAATCAGGCTTTTAGGATGCAACCAGAGCAACTCCGGGGGCAGGCCGGTGTTGCTGTCAGTTACAGGAAGTGCCAGTCAAAAAGCTGGACATGTGGGGGATGGACACACTGAGAATCTCAGTCAGGACGGTGTTTAG
- the gpr82 gene encoding probable G-protein coupled receptor 82 isoform X1, translating to MFSGLTKSRNLRAQLPIAAANRERVCCCFLDDLIRAAVTAQMEHMLHNFTPGNASSPDLTLCPSNATLFFLPATYMLLFLTALPGNALSLWVFLRCISTISSTHIYLSHLSISNLLLSFTSPFLAAYYVWGSVWNLKSALCQLVLHGITPVLHINIYISLMILTWVALSRFAVLIQHTHASRPSTCTTLLPHAFFIQLSKESFANRVCAVVWLLAVGGIVPVTVYYSVNEAMSSQTDAGHGEVCYNPVVEIGGSLSRMLSVAMITMFFVFYLLVLLSYMTVLRHIRRSRRSTNVSTSHSLLGRVLRNIVLIQIVLSVCLLPYHIFKAIFISLAYHQHQPTPREYDDCHPLSTIVELKNCLLLLAALRGSTDPVMYFILDKTFRHQTIRLLGCNQSNSGGRPVLLSVTGSASQKAGHVGDGHTENLSQDGV from the exons atgttttctggcTTAACAAAAAGCAGGAACTTAAGAGCACAGCTTCCTATTGCTGCTGctaacagagagagagtgtgctgctgttttttggaTGATCTCATCAGAGCCGCTGTCACCG CTCAGATGGAGCATATGCTGCACAACTTCACACCAGGTAACGCCTCCTCCCCTGACCTCACGCTCTGCCCCTCTAATGCcaccctcttcttcctccccgCCACCTACatgctcctcttcctcaccgCTCTCCCAGGCAACGCCCTGTCTTTGTGGGTGTTCCTGCGGTGCATCTCCACCATCTCCTCCACCCACATTTACCTGTCCCATCTGAGCATCTCCAACCTGTTGCTGTCCTTCACCTCACCCTTCCTCGCTGCCTACTATGTCTGGGGCTCCGTCTGGAACCTGAAAAGCGCCCTGTGTCAGCTCGTCCTGCACGGCATCACCCCGGTGCTCCACATCAACATCTACATAAGCCTCATGATCCTCACTTGGGTGGCCCTCAGCCGCTTTGCAGTCCTTATCCAGCACACCCACGCCTCCAGACCGAGCACCTGCACCACCCTGCTCCCGCACGCCTTCTTCATCCAACTCAGCAAGGAGTCCTTCGCCAACAGGGTGTGTGCCGTGGTGTGGCTGTTGGCGGTGGGTGGCATCGTGCCAGTGACGGTTTATTACTCAGTGAACGAAGCTATGAGCAGCCAGACGGATGCAGGACACGGGGAGGTGTGCTACAACCCTGTGGTGGAGATCGGAGGCAGCCTGTCTAGGATGCTGTCTGTGGCCATGATAACcatgttctttgtgttttacctgctggtgctgctgtccTACATGACAGTGTTGAGACATATCAGACGCTCACGCCGCAGCACAAACGTCTCCACCTCCCACAGCCTGCTGGGCAGGGTGCTCCGGAACATCGTGCTCATCCAG ATTGTTCTTTCAGTGTGTCTGCTGCCGTACCACATCTTCAAAGCCATCTTCATTTCTCTGGCCTATCACCAACACCAGCCTACTCCCAGAGAATACGACGACTGTCATCCGCTCTCCACTATCGTCGAG CTGAAGAACTGCCTGCTCCTTCTCGCTGCCTTGAGAGGCTCCACCGACCCTGTGATGTACTTCATACTAGACAAGACCTTCCGTCACCAAACAATCAGGCTTTTAGGATGCAACCAGAGCAACTCCGGGGGCAGGCCGGTGTTGCTGTCAGTTACAGGAAGTGCCAGTCAAAAAGCTGGACATGTGGGGGATGGACACACTGAGAATCTCAGTCAGGACGGTGTTTAG
- the gpr34b gene encoding putative G-protein coupled receptor 34b, giving the protein MNVTSTPSPGGCVDHGALRIPLSVFYSIIFVLGLVGNLVALWVFFCVHPKKNSVRVFLINAAFADLLLVVCLPFRILYHSQANIWKLDPILCKVAGNLFYMNMYMSIILLGLISVDRYLKINRGKRMQCRLWSTKWSTALCAVIWTVSFAFILVLLVSNNQPPLNRCFHYKQLLNEKWKAYVNIFVLVIFWVVFISLVVSYGKIAFKLRRTSKQKPDLPNATCYARTAKKSFFILFVFTVCFVPYHMVRVFYIKTQITETSCYWRDVANKANEVALLLSAFNSCLDPVMYFLLCSSVRKEVQRLVNIFCVQDVVGASSSSSTAGLEGRNGSTPRRQVSLISCSKDKAGSESSLRGCSSDTRPP; this is encoded by the exons ATGAACGTGACCTCGACCCCAAGCCCCGGGGGGTGTGTGGATCATGGCGCTTTGCGGATCCCGCTGTCCGTGTTCTACTCCATCATCTTCGTCTTGGGTCTGGTTGGGAACTTGGTCGCTCTGTGGGTTTTCTTCTGTGTTCACCCGAAGAAGAACTCTGTGCGGGTGTTTCTCATTAATGCAGCTTTTGCAGACTTGCTGCTGGTGGTGTGTCTGCCTTTCAGGATACTCTATCACAGCCAAGCAAACATTTGGAAGCTGGATCCGATCTTGTGTAAAGTAGCGGGAAACCTCTTCTACATGAACATGTATATGAGCATCATACTGCTGGGGCTGATCAGCGTGGATCGCTACCTGAAGATAAACCGTGGCAAAAGGATGCAGTGCAGACTCTGGTCCACAAAGTGGAGCACCGCCCTGTGCGCAGTCATCTGGACGGTGtcctttgctttcattttggTGCTTCTGGTGTCAAACAATCAGCCTCCGTTGAACAG GTGTTTCCACTACAAGCAGCTCCTTAATGAAAAATGGAAAGCCTACGTCAACATCTTTGTGCTGGTCATCTTCTGGGTTGTGTTCATCTCTCTGGTGGTGTCTTACGGAAAGATCGCCTTTAAACTTCGGAGAACATCAAAACAGAAACCAGACCTGCCGAACGCAACCTGCTATGCCCGAACGGCCAAGAAGtccttcttcatcctcttcgTCTTCACCGTCTGCTTCGTCCCTTATCACATGGTCAGGGTGTTCTACATTAAAACTCAGATCACAGAGACTTCGTGCTACTGGAGGGATGTGGCTAACAAAGCCAATGAGGTGGCTTTGCTCCTCTCTGCCTTCAACAGCTGCCTGGACCCTGTGATGTACTTCCTGTTATGCTCTTCAGTGAGGAAGGAGGTTCAGCGCTTGGTGAACATCTTTTGTGTGCAAGATGTTGTTggagccagcagcagcagctccactgcTGGTTTGGAAGGCAGAAACGGGAGCACTCCCAGAAGACAGGTCAGTTTAATCAGCTGTTCAAAGGACAAGGCAGGGAGTGAGTCCAGCCTGAGGGGGTGTAGCTCAGACACTCGGCCTCCATGA